A genomic window from Parvularcula sp. LCG005 includes:
- a CDS encoding MAPEG family protein, whose protein sequence is MPIELATIAFLSCLLLLLTFLQGFAVPFSQGLRWGLGSRDTEVPDIAIQARLRRTVANHIECMAIAVPLLGLVQYLGVTNGLTELAAWLIIGGRTAFAIIYLAGIPVLRTVAWATSIIGILLLISSIL, encoded by the coding sequence ATGCCTATCGAACTTGCGACTATCGCCTTCCTGTCGTGCCTTCTACTCCTCCTCACCTTTCTGCAGGGATTTGCGGTCCCCTTTTCGCAGGGTCTACGGTGGGGTCTTGGGTCCCGTGACACAGAGGTGCCAGACATCGCGATCCAGGCGCGCCTTCGCCGAACGGTCGCAAACCATATCGAATGCATGGCCATCGCCGTCCCGCTACTCGGACTGGTGCAGTATCTCGGCGTGACAAACGGATTGACCGAACTTGCTGCATGGCTGATCATCGGTGGACGGACGGCTTTTGCCATCATCTATCTGGCAGGCATACCAGTGCTGCGGACCGTCGCATGGGCGACCTCGATCATTGGCATCTTACTGTTGATATCGAGCATTCTTTAG
- a CDS encoding helix-turn-helix domain-containing protein, with protein sequence MSKKNPADRRSECPVNVALELLGDRWSLLIVRDMMLAGKRHFSQFLQSDEGIASNILADRLARLEMNGLVRREQSDEDGRRYAYCLTPKGLALAPTLYELVIWAADHEQTAASKSEIKRMKTNRAGYLKKLMRRSDVER encoded by the coding sequence ATGTCGAAGAAAAATCCCGCAGACAGGCGCTCAGAATGTCCAGTGAATGTCGCGTTGGAATTGCTCGGGGATCGTTGGTCGCTGCTGATCGTGCGGGACATGATGTTGGCGGGAAAGCGGCATTTCTCGCAGTTTCTTCAGAGTGATGAGGGAATTGCGTCGAACATATTGGCGGACCGACTGGCACGGCTTGAGATGAACGGGCTGGTCCGCCGAGAACAGTCCGATGAGGACGGTCGACGATACGCGTATTGTCTGACGCCCAAGGGTCTCGCGCTTGCGCCGACATTGTATGAATTGGTGATATGGGCCGCTGATCATGAGCAGACGGCTGCCTCGAAAAGTGAGATAAAGCGTATGAAGACTAATCGTGCCGGCTATCTCAAAAAACTGATGAGAAGATCTGACGTGGAACGATAG
- a CDS encoding serine/threonine-protein kinase, with product MTSSNDLEKRALTLFEEALDQPSDHRRAWIIKQAGDDTALLNRALAFHDLDTEDAVSIHTGGAIAHLEDDAATPERIGQYRIVRLIGRGGMGAVYLGERDAGDFDHEVAIKLVSGIKRSPKLSERLRAERQTLAQLLHPYIARLYDGGELDDGTPYFVMEYVPGTSLGEYLSQHRVSRDDGITLFLNVCSAVQYAHQKLIVHRDLSPSNILLSDDGDPKLIDFGISHTFGDDTDTDHSGRLTMTRGYAAPERISGHAATTLGDIYSLGLILKDILRSAQPGADEDLTAIVAKASNEDPERRYTSVGALMTDLERYRTGHTVNARNGGGGYAMAKFIGRRRLSVAAGTVGLVMVLGALTAVSVLYTQAEEARRESDRRFEDVRSLANTLMFDIYDAVEDVSGAFKARELILETVSDYLHQVEGMKSPSRDLQLEMADGFYRLADVQGDFTGASLGQIEASKENRATSRRLYEALIEQYPNYAKGQNAYADFLHDAANQEVFRERNTDRAAKTIAMAEAASDRALALEPDNADFFRTRLAVMKIKSDVLQYSGQHDAAEALTKEQLEITRQWLETHDDDRVVYSLTGMYRDLGTNLFDQGQYDEARIAFERALEASDRFLANQPDNRNGRHGRMIIHWQLALLNKELEQYDEARVQIGKGLDIVKASLAVDPDNRNGRRELAILSETAAELDAEAGNREAALSAANDAYLYFKSAHDAAPDERGAIMDFAYVNSFMGSVHRRLKMTDESCHYYQQVETIMAGLAAEGPLMAEDDTFRAQNAEDLANCRAENL from the coding sequence ATGACCAGCAGCAATGATCTTGAAAAACGTGCGCTGACCCTTTTTGAAGAGGCCCTCGATCAACCATCGGACCACCGTCGCGCTTGGATTATCAAGCAGGCCGGAGATGACACCGCGCTTCTGAACCGTGCGCTGGCCTTTCATGATCTCGATACTGAGGATGCCGTGTCCATCCACACGGGCGGTGCCATTGCGCATCTTGAAGATGACGCCGCGACACCGGAGCGCATTGGTCAGTATCGCATCGTCCGTCTGATCGGAAGGGGCGGCATGGGGGCTGTCTATCTGGGTGAGCGGGACGCTGGCGACTTCGATCACGAAGTGGCCATCAAACTGGTCAGCGGGATCAAGCGCAGCCCGAAGTTGTCAGAGCGCCTGCGGGCGGAACGCCAAACCCTGGCGCAATTGTTGCATCCCTATATCGCCCGGCTCTATGATGGCGGGGAGCTGGACGATGGTACGCCATACTTCGTCATGGAGTATGTTCCGGGCACCTCGCTTGGGGAATATCTCAGTCAGCACCGGGTGTCTCGAGATGACGGTATCACCCTCTTCCTGAATGTATGTTCCGCCGTCCAGTATGCGCACCAGAAGCTGATCGTCCATCGCGACCTGTCCCCCAGCAATATCCTCCTTTCCGACGACGGGGATCCCAAGTTGATCGACTTTGGCATCTCCCATACTTTCGGCGATGATACCGATACGGACCATTCCGGGCGCCTTACCATGACGCGCGGCTACGCTGCGCCGGAGCGGATATCAGGGCACGCCGCTACGACCCTTGGGGATATTTATTCGCTTGGCCTGATCCTCAAGGATATCCTCAGATCCGCGCAGCCGGGCGCAGACGAGGATCTGACAGCGATTGTAGCCAAAGCGTCAAATGAGGATCCGGAGCGGCGGTACACCTCCGTGGGGGCCCTGATGACCGACCTGGAACGGTATCGCACGGGGCACACTGTCAATGCGCGTAATGGAGGCGGCGGCTACGCCATGGCCAAGTTCATCGGCCGGCGTCGCCTGTCGGTGGCGGCAGGCACCGTCGGGCTGGTCATGGTGCTCGGTGCACTGACTGCGGTTTCCGTTCTTTATACGCAGGCCGAAGAAGCACGGCGCGAAAGCGACCGCCGGTTCGAGGATGTGCGCAGCCTCGCCAACACCCTCATGTTCGACATTTACGACGCCGTCGAAGATGTCTCGGGGGCGTTCAAGGCACGCGAACTCATTCTCGAAACCGTCAGTGACTATCTGCACCAGGTCGAGGGCATGAAATCCCCATCACGCGATCTTCAGTTGGAGATGGCGGACGGTTTCTATCGCCTTGCTGACGTTCAGGGTGATTTCACTGGGGCGAGCCTTGGACAGATTGAGGCCTCAAAAGAAAACCGTGCGACGTCGCGACGCCTCTATGAGGCGCTGATCGAGCAATATCCCAACTACGCCAAAGGCCAGAACGCCTACGCCGACTTCCTTCACGATGCCGCCAATCAGGAGGTGTTCCGGGAACGGAACACGGACAGGGCAGCCAAAACCATTGCCATGGCTGAAGCGGCCAGTGACCGAGCCCTGGCGCTGGAACCTGACAACGCCGATTTTTTCCGCACGCGGCTGGCGGTCATGAAGATCAAGTCGGACGTGCTGCAATATAGCGGGCAGCATGATGCCGCCGAGGCGCTGACCAAGGAACAGCTGGAAATTACCCGGCAATGGCTCGAAACCCATGACGATGACCGGGTCGTGTACAGCCTCACCGGTATGTATCGTGATCTGGGCACGAATCTTTTCGATCAGGGCCAGTATGACGAAGCCCGCATAGCGTTCGAACGTGCCCTGGAGGCCAGCGATCGCTTTCTGGCGAACCAGCCGGACAACCGCAACGGCCGCCACGGCCGCATGATCATCCACTGGCAGCTGGCGCTCCTGAACAAGGAGCTTGAACAGTATGATGAGGCCCGCGTGCAGATCGGCAAGGGGCTCGACATCGTGAAGGCGTCCCTCGCCGTTGACCCTGATAACCGGAACGGCCGGCGCGAACTCGCCATCCTGTCTGAGACCGCCGCGGAACTTGATGCGGAGGCCGGCAATCGCGAAGCGGCGCTTTCAGCGGCAAACGATGCCTATTTATATTTTAAATCCGCACACGATGCAGCACCGGATGAACGAGGTGCCATCATGGACTTCGCTTATGTGAACAGTTTCATGGGCTCCGTTCACAGGCGGCTCAAGATGACGGACGAATCCTGCCACTACTACCAGCAGGTCGAGACGATCATGGCGGGCCTGGCGGCGGAAGGCCCCCTCATGGCTGAAGACGACACGTTCCGAGCACAGAATGCAGAAGACCTTGCTAATTGTCGGGCCGAAAACCTCTAG
- a CDS encoding ECF-type sigma factor encodes MTATEPDFLDRLRASRAGDAEAQAVIYDMIHRELSAIAAYLLRREYGRISMLTGDLVNEAVLRLLQSPVSSADDKAHFLSIAARVMRQVLVDAARRRGAEKRRKITVTYSASAEVAQDNAVELQALETALLRLRVIDPERADIVIMRYYGGLSTDEIASAMGVSESTIRRSWRATRAWLKGAIEDDQQQ; translated from the coding sequence ATGACCGCGACCGAGCCAGACTTTCTGGATCGCCTTCGCGCGAGCCGAGCCGGTGACGCCGAGGCTCAGGCCGTCATCTATGATATGATCCATCGCGAACTGTCGGCGATTGCGGCCTACCTTCTGCGCCGGGAATATGGCCGGATTTCCATGCTGACCGGCGACCTCGTGAATGAAGCGGTGCTTCGGCTGCTACAGTCCCCGGTGTCCAGCGCCGATGACAAGGCCCACTTTCTCTCCATTGCGGCGCGGGTGATGCGTCAGGTCTTGGTGGATGCGGCTCGCCGCCGCGGGGCCGAAAAGCGACGCAAAATTACCGTCACCTATTCCGCCAGCGCTGAAGTGGCACAGGACAACGCCGTCGAACTGCAGGCGCTGGAAACCGCCCTTCTGCGCTTGCGGGTCATCGATCCGGAGCGGGCGGACATTGTCATCATGCGCTACTATGGCGGGTTGAGTACGGATGAGATTGCCTCAGCCATGGGCGTTTCGGAATCAACAATCCGCCGCTCCTGGCGCGCGACACGGGCATGGTTGAAGGGAGCCATCGAAGATGACCAGCAGCAATGA
- the aguB gene encoding N-carbamoylputrescine amidase, whose protein sequence is MTRTLNVAAIQYAPGIDGADPIGDAITHVREAAAKGAEIILLPELFQGPYFCKSQEEPYFALAAPWAEHPAVTALAPVAKELGVVLPLSIYEKDGPHYYNTMVMVDADGEPLGIYRKSHIPDGPGYQEKYYFRPGNTGFKIWSTKKGRIGVGICWDQWFPETARAMALMGADALFYPTAIGAEPQDPSLDTAARWRRAMVGHAVSNTIPVIAANRVGDEGGQVFYGTSFIANERGDIVNELDRTETGIIAAQFDLDDIDRERAAWGFFRDRRPELYGKLVE, encoded by the coding sequence ATGACACGAACACTGAATGTAGCGGCGATCCAGTATGCCCCGGGCATTGATGGCGCGGACCCTATTGGCGACGCCATCACCCATGTGCGTGAAGCCGCAGCGAAGGGCGCGGAAATCATCCTGCTGCCAGAACTGTTTCAAGGCCCCTATTTCTGCAAATCCCAGGAAGAGCCTTATTTCGCGCTGGCTGCGCCGTGGGCAGAGCACCCGGCCGTGACCGCGCTTGCGCCGGTGGCAAAGGAGCTCGGTGTCGTGCTGCCGCTGTCCATCTACGAGAAGGACGGCCCGCACTATTACAATACCATGGTGATGGTCGATGCCGATGGTGAACCGCTCGGCATCTATCGCAAAAGCCACATTCCCGATGGCCCGGGCTATCAGGAAAAATACTATTTTCGCCCAGGCAATACCGGCTTCAAAATCTGGTCCACAAAGAAGGGGCGCATTGGGGTTGGTATCTGTTGGGACCAATGGTTCCCGGAGACGGCCCGGGCCATGGCTCTGATGGGCGCCGATGCGCTCTTCTATCCGACAGCTATCGGCGCAGAGCCGCAAGACCCCAGCCTCGACACCGCCGCCCGCTGGCGCCGGGCCATGGTTGGCCACGCGGTATCGAATACGATCCCCGTGATTGCAGCGAACCGTGTCGGCGACGAAGGCGGGCAGGTCTTCTACGGCACCAGCTTCATCGCCAATGAGCGCGGCGATATCGTGAACGAGCTCGACCGCACGGAAACGGGCATCATCGCCGCGCAGTTCGATCTCGACGATATCGATCGCGAAAGGGCCGCCTGGGGCTTTTTCCGGGATCGCCGGCCGGAGCTGTACGGCAAGTTGGTCGAATAG
- a CDS encoding agmatine deiminase family protein, with the protein MTDLPLPLPAEWASQRCLWVGWPRLPEEWQGLIEPARREIAVFVRAAAEFVPVRLAIGSDDADKAARALSLESVARLDRVPTGDIWLRDTGPIFTLSKNNGLFAHNFRFNGWGDKYAMPGDEATAEAIATLETGMMESHSIVLEGGAIDSDGQGLLLTTRECLLNPNRNGTTTAASVERWMQSILGARKVIWIDEGLLNDHTDGHIDNAARFVAPGHAVCQAPAGLDDPHRDRLLAIEDTLRSNNLTVTTIPSPGEVQDQNGEIIPASHMNFLITNGAVIVPTYEKEHCVAACATLAELFPQRRVIPLSARAILAGGGGGFHCMTKDVPQARA; encoded by the coding sequence ATGACTGATTTGCCCCTCCCCCTGCCCGCCGAATGGGCATCTCAACGCTGTCTCTGGGTTGGCTGGCCGCGTCTGCCCGAAGAGTGGCAGGGACTGATTGAACCTGCCCGACGGGAAATTGCCGTCTTTGTCCGGGCCGCAGCCGAGTTTGTCCCGGTGCGCCTTGCGATTGGCAGTGACGACGCCGACAAGGCGGCCCGCGCTCTGTCCCTGGAAAGCGTGGCGCGCCTAGATCGCGTGCCCACAGGCGATATCTGGCTACGGGACACCGGACCTATCTTCACCCTGTCCAAGAATAACGGCCTCTTTGCCCACAATTTCCGGTTCAACGGCTGGGGCGACAAATATGCGATGCCAGGCGATGAGGCGACAGCCGAGGCGATTGCGACGCTTGAGACCGGCATGATGGAAAGCCATTCGATCGTCCTTGAGGGCGGCGCGATCGACAGTGATGGTCAGGGCCTTTTGCTGACCACGCGCGAATGCCTTCTCAACCCGAACCGTAACGGTACGACCACCGCCGCATCGGTGGAACGGTGGATGCAGTCGATCCTGGGCGCGAGAAAAGTCATCTGGATCGATGAAGGTCTGCTCAATGATCATACGGATGGCCATATCGACAATGCCGCGCGCTTCGTCGCACCCGGCCACGCGGTCTGTCAGGCTCCAGCGGGGCTCGATGATCCGCACCGAGATCGCCTGCTGGCCATTGAGGACACGCTGCGCTCAAACAATCTGACTGTCACGACGATCCCCTCGCCCGGCGAGGTGCAGGATCAGAATGGCGAGATCATTCCGGCGAGCCACATGAACTTCCTTATCACCAATGGGGCCGTGATCGTTCCGACCTATGAAAAAGAGCACTGCGTCGCGGCGTGTGCGACGCTGGCTGAGCTTTTCCCCCAGCGCCGCGTCATACCGCTCTCCGCTCGCGCCATTCTTGCCGGCGGCGGCGGCGGTTTTCACTGCATGACCAAGGACGTTCCCCAAGCAAGGGCGTAG
- a CDS encoding 2-dehydro-3-deoxy-6-phosphogalactonate aldolase — translation MAKDNILDQFLTTMPIIAILRGLTPDMAGIVGRALMAGGITAMEVPLNEADATACIGKLREVAGGNALIGAGTVTRAKTVHVAASAGAAFAVAPNTDRDMITACLTDNIVPVAGVFTPSDAFTAIKAGATYLKVFPAFAVTPAGMNAMKVVMPSSVRLLAVGGVDRGNIEDWHNAGAFGFGIGSALYEPGDDAERVEAKARLITEAVRELKKT, via the coding sequence ATGGCTAAAGACAATATTCTCGATCAGTTTCTGACGACCATGCCGATCATCGCCATTCTTCGCGGCTTGACGCCGGACATGGCGGGCATTGTGGGACGCGCCCTGATGGCCGGTGGGATCACCGCGATGGAAGTGCCGTTGAACGAGGCGGACGCTACGGCCTGTATCGGGAAACTACGCGAAGTCGCGGGCGGTAATGCATTGATCGGGGCCGGCACCGTCACCCGGGCAAAAACGGTCCACGTGGCAGCATCGGCGGGTGCAGCCTTCGCCGTCGCGCCCAATACGGACCGGGACATGATCACCGCCTGCCTGACTGACAATATCGTGCCGGTTGCCGGCGTGTTCACGCCAAGCGATGCATTCACGGCGATTAAGGCCGGTGCCACCTATTTGAAGGTCTTCCCCGCCTTTGCCGTGACTCCCGCGGGCATGAACGCGATGAAAGTGGTCATGCCATCCAGCGTCCGGCTTCTGGCCGTGGGAGGGGTTGATCGGGGTAACATTGAGGACTGGCACAACGCCGGTGCCTTTGGCTTCGGAATTGGCTCTGCGCTTTATGAGCCGGGCGATGATGCCGAGCGGGTCGAGGCGAAAGCCCGGCTGATCACAGAAGCCGTGCGAGAGCTGAAAAAGACCTGA
- a CDS encoding cell surface protein: protein MTSLRQLGLVPDADGSGQAAPIVALLEQITDLDPDRVAAIARTLDQASLFNDVVREQIAGMTVGERYEGITKAFNSIRDDSKDLVDQYADGKISTFERVSNVWMKMTRGDIADRFDKIKELYLEVQAESANQIDRERNILEAYLDFRGAMKQSEVMALEVLKAGEIKLDEARTAVNAAMADVEAYTGDDAAERATLELARDEKLRALQWEEKRYQVAKDLADNITVSYNTSEVIMARLVQTTTAKERVYAQSVSFFSTNEVVLTALTASFTGMHGLHESTQTLEAMKKGVNESIEVLSEIGAKVQEAATRAGYGPTISAASVKMLVDSVVNYQERTQTIIAEMRELATKNSEEIRESVEDGKRRLTRLVEQGAGLTLIPRA, encoded by the coding sequence ATGACCAGCCTCAGACAGCTCGGTCTCGTTCCTGACGCGGATGGGAGCGGTCAGGCGGCGCCCATCGTTGCCTTGCTGGAGCAGATCACGGATCTTGATCCTGACCGAGTTGCGGCAATTGCCCGGACGCTCGATCAGGCCAGCCTGTTCAACGATGTCGTGCGGGAACAGATCGCAGGCATGACGGTGGGTGAGCGCTATGAAGGCATCACCAAGGCGTTCAACTCCATCCGCGACGATTCAAAGGATCTGGTCGACCAGTACGCCGACGGGAAAATTTCGACCTTCGAACGCGTCTCCAATGTCTGGATGAAGATGACACGCGGCGACATCGCCGACCGCTTCGACAAGATCAAGGAACTCTATCTGGAGGTGCAGGCCGAATCCGCCAACCAGATCGACCGTGAGCGGAATATCCTGGAAGCCTATCTCGACTTCCGCGGCGCGATGAAGCAGTCCGAGGTCATGGCGCTTGAAGTGCTGAAGGCTGGTGAGATAAAACTCGACGAAGCCCGCACGGCCGTAAACGCCGCCATGGCTGATGTCGAAGCCTATACGGGTGATGACGCCGCAGAACGCGCGACGCTGGAACTGGCCCGCGATGAAAAACTCCGGGCCCTGCAATGGGAAGAGAAGCGTTATCAGGTCGCCAAGGATCTGGCTGATAACATCACTGTCTCCTACAACACGTCCGAGGTCATCATGGCCCGGCTTGTCCAGACCACCACGGCAAAGGAACGCGTCTATGCGCAGTCCGTCAGCTTCTTCTCCACGAACGAGGTTGTGCTGACGGCCCTGACGGCGAGCTTCACGGGGATGCATGGCCTCCACGAGAGCACCCAGACCCTTGAGGCAATGAAAAAGGGCGTGAACGAATCAATCGAGGTGCTGTCCGAGATTGGCGCCAAGGTGCAGGAAGCCGCGACCCGTGCTGGCTATGGCCCGACCATTTCGGCCGCGTCTGTCAAAATGCTCGTCGACAGTGTCGTGAACTATCAGGAGCGCACACAGACCATCATTGCTGAGATGCGCGAGCTGGCGACGAAGAACTCCGAAGAAATCCGCGAGTCCGTTGAGGACGGTAAGCGCCGCCTGACCCGGCTCGTTGAGCAGGGCGCTGGTCTGACGCTGATTCCGCGCGCCTAG
- a CDS encoding DUF6384 family protein produces the protein MSQTAAAVSTPQKGQRLDDVMLAMDVVDTLRHRSAMVARELDAEGREEDLIARLREIYTAQGIEVPDHILREGVKALEEQRFTYSPPKGGLSVALAKLYVRRDRWLKPVLTSVAVLLAAILVYQFAIAGPAERRAEAVRVELTETLPAALADLRDQAQALSTEERGDVLAQTYYQDGTAAAARGDQKAAQAVRDQLQTLIDDLGAAYQVRIVSRPGEMSGVFRIPDDVPGARNYYLIVEAIDPAGRPVPVTLTSEEDQKTRRVSKWGQRVTEQTFNRVAADKKDDQIIQNALIGTKSAGQLEPAYEVETPGGVILEW, from the coding sequence ATGTCGCAGACTGCCGCGGCTGTATCGACCCCTCAAAAGGGGCAACGTCTTGACGATGTCATGCTTGCCATGGACGTGGTCGATACGCTGCGTCATCGCTCGGCCATGGTTGCGCGCGAACTGGATGCGGAAGGGCGCGAGGAAGACCTGATTGCGCGTCTGCGTGAAATCTATACTGCGCAGGGCATTGAGGTGCCCGACCATATCCTGCGCGAGGGAGTAAAGGCGCTGGAAGAACAGCGCTTCACATACTCGCCGCCCAAGGGTGGGCTGTCTGTCGCCTTGGCGAAACTATACGTTCGACGCGACAGGTGGCTCAAGCCGGTCCTGACCAGCGTGGCCGTCCTGCTCGCGGCAATTCTCGTCTATCAGTTCGCCATCGCGGGCCCGGCCGAACGCCGCGCTGAGGCCGTGCGGGTAGAGCTGACCGAAACGCTGCCCGCAGCGCTCGCGGACTTGCGGGACCAGGCTCAGGCGCTGTCCACGGAAGAACGGGGCGATGTTCTCGCCCAGACGTATTATCAGGACGGCACCGCCGCTGCCGCGCGTGGCGATCAAAAGGCTGCCCAGGCCGTGCGAGACCAGCTGCAGACTCTGATTGATGATCTGGGTGCGGCCTATCAGGTGCGCATCGTATCCCGGCCCGGCGAAATGTCGGGGGTATTCCGCATTCCTGACGACGTGCCGGGCGCGCGGAATTATTATCTGATTGTGGAGGCCATCGATCCCGCCGGTCGTCCGGTGCCCGTGACCCTGACTTCCGAAGAGGACCAGAAGACGCGGCGGGTGTCCAAATGGGGCCAGCGGGTGACAGAGCAGACGTTCAATCGGGTCGCTGCCGACAAGAAGGACGATCAGATCATCCAGAATGCGCTGATTGGGACGAAATCTGCAGGACAGCTCGAACCGGCATATGAAGTTGAAACGCCTGGAGGCGTGATCCTCGAATGGTAA
- a CDS encoding DASS family sodium-coupled anion symporter, whose translation MSQTETEAAGSGLRQTIGLWLGLGLAIIILLIGPPDSFNSAELSGNTPWHAWTVCALAVLMAVWWGSEAIPIPVTALLPLTVLPIAGVMPMGQVSAPYMHPVVVLLLGGFIIARAIERWNLHTRIALNIVSRAGSRPSMLVAGFMAAAAILSMWISNTATSLMMMPIALSVSGAVLGKDRLNSPFTYALLLGIAWACSIGGLGTPVGTPTNLIVIRYLNETTGLSIGFTRWMLLGTPTVCLLVPAAWFVLTRWAFPLGHIDGVHGQAVVRQELAALGPMTTPERRTLIVFAFIAALWIFRRPLSEWDIGAMVGQDSWLPLAYLNDYNIAVLGVILCFLIPAGAKMGEGPVRGALLDWPFAERIPWGVVLLFGGGMALANAMTATGLGTWLGIELSPFGRLPPILLILLLTTVVIFVTEVTSNIATAAALMPVLGAVAIAADIDVALVAAPLAMAASCAFMLPMATGPNAVVFATGHVSLPTMARAGIRLNLIAIFVITATVYALAPMVFRTGSISP comes from the coding sequence ATGAGCCAGACGGAGACAGAGGCGGCGGGATCGGGCCTGCGTCAGACGATTGGCCTGTGGCTTGGCCTCGGACTGGCCATCATCATTCTGCTGATCGGTCCACCCGACAGCTTCAATTCAGCCGAACTGTCGGGCAACACCCCATGGCATGCGTGGACGGTCTGTGCGCTGGCCGTGCTGATGGCCGTGTGGTGGGGCAGCGAAGCGATTCCCATTCCGGTCACGGCGCTTCTGCCGCTGACCGTCCTGCCGATCGCCGGGGTCATGCCCATGGGACAGGTTTCGGCCCCTTACATGCACCCCGTCGTCGTTCTCCTGCTCGGCGGCTTCATCATCGCCAGGGCCATTGAGCGGTGGAATCTGCACACGCGCATCGCGCTGAATATCGTCAGCCGCGCAGGCAGTCGCCCTTCCATGCTGGTGGCCGGGTTCATGGCCGCTGCCGCCATTCTGTCCATGTGGATATCCAATACGGCCACATCGCTGATGATGATGCCCATTGCCCTGTCGGTGTCGGGCGCTGTTCTGGGGAAGGACCGGTTGAATTCGCCCTTCACCTACGCGCTGCTCCTCGGCATTGCATGGGCGTGCTCCATCGGCGGACTGGGGACGCCCGTTGGTACACCGACGAATCTCATCGTCATCCGCTATCTGAATGAGACCACAGGCCTGTCGATCGGCTTCACGCGCTGGATGCTTCTGGGCACACCGACCGTGTGCCTGCTGGTGCCCGCGGCATGGTTCGTGCTGACCCGCTGGGCGTTCCCGCTCGGCCATATTGACGGCGTCCATGGGCAGGCGGTGGTACGGCAGGAGCTTGCGGCCCTGGGCCCCATGACAACGCCGGAACGGCGGACGCTGATAGTCTTTGCCTTCATCGCCGCGCTCTGGATATTTCGGCGACCGCTGAGTGAATGGGATATCGGCGCGATGGTGGGGCAGGATAGCTGGCTGCCTCTGGCCTATCTCAATGACTACAATATTGCCGTGCTCGGCGTGATCCTGTGCTTTCTCATACCGGCGGGCGCGAAGATGGGAGAGGGCCCTGTGCGCGGCGCGCTGCTCGACTGGCCCTTTGCCGAGCGGATCCCCTGGGGCGTTGTCCTGCTGTTCGGCGGCGGCATGGCGCTGGCCAACGCGATGACAGCGACCGGGCTTGGGACGTGGTTGGGGATTGAGCTGTCGCCATTTGGCCGCCTGCCGCCAATCCTGTTGATCCTTCTGCTGACGACGGTCGTGATATTTGTGACCGAGGTGACAAGCAATATCGCGACAGCCGCCGCGCTGATGCCCGTACTGGGGGCTGTGGCCATCGCTGCTGACATTGACGTTGCCCTGGTCGCCGCGCCGCTTGCCATGGCCGCCAGTTGTGCCTTCATGCTGCCCATGGCCACAGGGCCGAATGCCGTCGTCTTTGCGACTGGTCACGTCAGCCTGCCCACCATGGCGCGGGCCGGCATCCGCCTGAACCTGATTGCCATTTTCGTCATTACAGCGACCGTCTACGCCCTCGCCCCGATGGTCTTCAGAACAGGTTCAATATCACCGTGA
- a CDS encoding nitroreductase family protein has protein sequence MADRAEQFLMQMRRRHSVRSFSDRPVSAALIKTCIAAAATAPSGANHQPWHFCAIGSPDIKRQVRLAAEEEERAFYAGRAGAEWLDALAPLGTDANKPFLEIAPWLIVVFAQRRGGVEPGDQKKNYYINESVGIACGMLITALHQAGLASLTHTPNPMSFLNEICNRPETEKPFLLIPVGYPAADATVPVHALSKKPLDDILTVL, from the coding sequence ATGGCGGATCGCGCTGAGCAGTTCCTGATGCAGATGCGGCGGCGCCATTCAGTGCGGTCCTTTTCTGACCGGCCGGTTTCTGCGGCCTTGATCAAAACCTGCATTGCAGCTGCAGCTACGGCGCCATCGGGTGCCAACCACCAGCCCTGGCATTTCTGCGCGATCGGCTCGCCGGACATCAAGCGGCAGGTGCGGCTGGCCGCGGAGGAAGAAGAACGCGCTTTTTACGCCGGGCGGGCGGGGGCCGAGTGGCTGGATGCCCTCGCGCCGCTGGGGACCGATGCGAACAAGCCGTTTCTGGAGATTGCACCGTGGCTGATTGTTGTGTTTGCGCAGCGTCGCGGGGGTGTTGAGCCCGGTGATCAGAAGAAGAATTACTACATCAACGAAAGCGTCGGCATTGCCTGCGGCATGCTGATCACCGCGCTTCATCAGGCGGGGTTGGCCAGCCTGACCCACACCCCGAACCCGATGTCGTTTCTGAACGAAATCTGCAACCGTCCGGAGACAGAGAAACCCTTTCTGCTGATCCCCGTCGGCTACCCGGCGGCCGACGCCACCGTGCCAGTCCACGCCCTGTCTAAGAAACCGCTGGATGACATTCTGACGGTTCTCTGA